One genomic window of Methanosarcina acetivorans C2A includes the following:
- the ppsA gene encoding phosphoenolpyruvate synthase yields the protein MSENKSKYTRWFEETKIEDVPLVGGKNASLGEMYRELTSKGVKIPNGFSVTAEAYWYVLKAGGILEKLKQTMEGLDTSDVSELAKRGKAARDLILGAGIPDDLWEEIKTGYDGLCKQYGENTDVAVRSSATAEDLPTASFAGQQETYLNIRGYPALRDACSRCLASLFTDRAISYRVTNNFDHFKVALSIGIMKMVRSDMASSGVMFTLDTETGFRDVVFITGSYGLGENIVQGQVNPDEFYVFKPTFREGYKPIIQKNLGDKQIKMIYGRGDSKVLTRNVEVPEVDRVRFCINDEEVLKLAEYAITIEDHYSNKYKEPRPMDIEWAKDGVTGELFIVQARPETVQSQRKRDILETYVLEKKSNALARGKSVGEKIASGKAHVIPDISDLPSFKPGEILIADTTTPDWEPVMKTAAAIVTNKGGRTCHAAIVSRELGIPAVVGAGNATEVLETGREITVSCAEGEDGLVYEGILPFHKDAQDLKDLKRPKTEIMMNLGNPEEAFGFSMIPNDGIGLARLEFIISSYIKIHPMALVHPEKVKDPEVLQEIEKLTGNSDREEYFVDKLSQGVGTIAAAFYPKPVVVRMSDFKTNEYASLLGGSYFEVTENNPMLGFRGASRYFNERYREGFALECRAMKKVRDEMGLTNLILMIPFCRTVEEAKKVIAEMEKNGLKRGENDLQVYVMCEIPNNVLQIDEFSEYFDGFSIGSNDLTQLTLGVDRDSELLAAEFDERDPGVMEIMAMAVQGAKRNGRHSGICGQAPSDFPEIAEFLVKEKIDSISLNPDSVMKITLKVSDTEKELGRQ from the coding sequence ATGTCTGAGAACAAAAGCAAGTACACTCGCTGGTTTGAAGAGACTAAGATTGAGGATGTTCCGCTTGTAGGCGGAAAAAATGCTTCCCTTGGAGAAATGTACAGGGAACTGACTTCAAAGGGAGTAAAGATCCCGAACGGTTTTTCAGTTACTGCCGAAGCTTACTGGTACGTCCTCAAAGCCGGAGGGATTCTCGAGAAGCTTAAGCAAACAATGGAGGGGCTTGATACCTCGGATGTGTCAGAACTTGCAAAAAGGGGAAAGGCTGCAAGAGACCTGATTCTTGGGGCAGGAATTCCGGATGATCTATGGGAGGAAATTAAAACCGGATATGACGGCTTATGTAAGCAGTATGGTGAAAATACGGATGTAGCCGTACGGAGTTCGGCAACTGCTGAAGACCTTCCCACTGCTTCTTTTGCAGGCCAGCAGGAGACTTACCTTAACATCAGGGGTTATCCCGCGCTCAGGGATGCTTGCTCGCGTTGCCTTGCATCGCTTTTTACTGACAGGGCTATTTCCTACAGGGTAACAAACAATTTCGATCACTTCAAAGTTGCGCTTTCGATAGGGATAATGAAAATGGTCAGGTCTGATATGGCTTCAAGCGGTGTTATGTTTACTCTGGATACGGAAACAGGTTTCAGAGATGTGGTTTTCATTACCGGGTCATACGGGCTTGGAGAAAATATCGTGCAGGGACAGGTTAATCCTGATGAGTTCTATGTTTTCAAGCCGACTTTCAGGGAAGGGTATAAACCGATTATCCAGAAAAATTTGGGGGACAAGCAAATCAAGATGATATACGGTCGCGGTGACTCAAAAGTACTTACGCGGAATGTGGAGGTTCCTGAGGTTGATAGGGTCCGTTTCTGTATTAATGACGAAGAAGTGCTCAAGCTTGCGGAATATGCGATTACTATTGAAGACCATTATTCAAACAAGTATAAGGAACCCAGGCCCATGGATATCGAATGGGCAAAGGACGGCGTAACAGGTGAACTCTTCATAGTGCAGGCAAGGCCCGAAACAGTCCAGTCCCAGAGAAAAAGAGACATTCTGGAAACCTATGTTCTCGAAAAGAAATCGAATGCCCTTGCAAGAGGCAAGAGCGTGGGAGAGAAAATCGCTTCCGGAAAAGCGCATGTAATCCCCGATATCTCGGACCTTCCCTCATTTAAACCGGGAGAGATCCTTATTGCGGATACTACTACCCCTGACTGGGAACCTGTCATGAAAACAGCGGCCGCAATTGTCACGAACAAAGGGGGGAGGACCTGCCATGCCGCTATTGTCAGCCGGGAACTGGGAATTCCTGCGGTAGTCGGGGCTGGAAATGCAACCGAGGTGCTTGAGACAGGTAGGGAAATTACTGTGAGCTGTGCGGAAGGAGAGGACGGACTTGTGTACGAAGGGATTCTTCCTTTCCATAAAGACGCCCAGGACCTTAAGGATCTAAAACGCCCGAAAACCGAGATTATGATGAACCTTGGAAACCCTGAGGAAGCTTTTGGCTTTTCCATGATCCCTAACGACGGAATCGGGCTTGCGAGGCTGGAGTTCATCATTTCAAGCTATATCAAGATCCATCCGATGGCCCTCGTACATCCCGAAAAGGTCAAAGATCCCGAAGTCCTTCAGGAAATCGAAAAACTTACCGGAAATTCCGATAGAGAAGAATACTTCGTAGATAAACTCTCTCAGGGGGTTGGGACTATCGCTGCGGCTTTTTACCCGAAGCCTGTTGTTGTCAGGATGAGCGATTTCAAGACCAACGAGTATGCAAGTCTCCTTGGGGGCAGCTATTTTGAAGTGACGGAAAATAATCCCATGCTGGGCTTCAGGGGAGCTTCTCGGTATTTTAATGAGCGTTACAGGGAGGGTTTTGCCCTTGAGTGCAGGGCTATGAAAAAGGTCAGGGATGAAATGGGGCTTACAAACCTTATTCTTATGATCCCCTTCTGCAGGACCGTTGAGGAAGCGAAGAAAGTTATTGCCGAGATGGAGAAAAACGGGTTAAAGAGAGGGGAAAACGATTTACAGGTTTATGTAATGTGTGAGATTCCCAATAATGTTCTTCAAATCGACGAGTTTAGTGAATATTTCGATGGATTTTCCATAGGTTCAAACGATCTGACTCAACTGACCCTGGGCGTTGATAGAGATTCCGAACTGCTTGCCGCGGAATTCGATGAACGGGACCCAGGGGTTATGGAAATAATGGCAATGGCTGTACAGGGGGCAAAAAGAAATGGGAGGCACAGCGGAATCTGCGGGCAGGCCCCAAGTGATTTTCCGGAAATTGCAGAGTTCCTTGTAAAAGAGAAAATAGACTCTATTTCGCTTAATCCGGACTCTGTTATGAAAATCACCCTTAAAGTCTCGGACACGGAAAAGGAACTTGGGAGGCAATAA
- a CDS encoding phosphoglycerate kinase: MSQKTAGKDYLTMDDVELDNKRILLRVDFNSPMDANGNILDDRKIKSHLYTLRSLENSRVVMMSHQGRPGDKDYTTLEAHAKLATELLGRKVTYEDDIFSACARNAIKSLEKGDILLLENTRFYAEENMNRAPEEQARTQMVRKLYPLFDVFINDAFSVSHRSQCSVVGFTEVLPSVAGILMDREITGLDKGLKCHEHPAVFALGGTKAKDIVKVISDILKRGGADRILTTGVVATVFMMAIGIEVGEVNRKFIEDHKYLDQVSIASRLLKEYSGKIIVPKDIALNNDGKREEVKVDKIKGDLPIADIGPETISDYSKFLKEAKLSVFHGPAGIFELESFRLGTEELLKAAAQSNYSIAGGGHTLAAIDQLGLESKYSHLSMGGGASITYLSGEHMPGIEALKNYASRCCKD, translated from the coding sequence ATGTCTCAGAAAACTGCTGGAAAGGATTATTTAACTATGGATGATGTTGAACTGGATAACAAAAGAATACTTTTAAGAGTGGACTTTAATTCACCTATGGATGCTAATGGAAACATCCTGGATGATAGAAAAATTAAGAGCCATTTGTATACATTGCGGTCCTTGGAGAACTCAAGAGTAGTTATGATGTCTCATCAGGGTAGACCCGGAGATAAGGACTATACAACTCTGGAAGCTCATGCAAAGCTGGCGACAGAACTTCTGGGCAGGAAAGTAACCTATGAGGATGACATATTCAGCGCTTGCGCAAGGAATGCCATAAAATCCCTTGAGAAAGGAGATATCTTGCTCCTTGAGAACACACGTTTCTATGCCGAAGAGAACATGAATCGTGCTCCTGAAGAACAGGCCAGAACCCAGATGGTACGGAAGCTGTATCCTTTATTTGATGTATTTATAAATGATGCCTTTTCAGTTTCTCACAGGTCTCAATGTTCTGTGGTAGGGTTTACAGAGGTTTTGCCCAGTGTTGCCGGTATCCTCATGGATAGGGAAATTACAGGCCTGGACAAAGGCTTGAAATGTCATGAACATCCGGCAGTCTTCGCGCTGGGAGGAACAAAAGCCAAAGATATCGTTAAGGTCATTTCTGATATTCTCAAGCGGGGTGGCGCTGACAGAATCCTTACTACCGGGGTTGTAGCTACAGTATTCATGATGGCTATAGGCATCGAGGTAGGCGAGGTCAACAGGAAATTCATTGAGGACCATAAATATCTGGACCAGGTTTCTATCGCTTCCAGGCTGCTCAAGGAATATTCAGGCAAGATCATAGTGCCTAAGGATATAGCGCTAAACAATGACGGAAAACGTGAGGAAGTCAAAGTGGACAAGATAAAGGGAGATCTTCCAATAGCTGATATTGGCCCGGAGACAATATCAGATTATTCTAAGTTTCTTAAAGAAGCAAAGTTAAGCGTTTTTCACGGCCCGGCTGGTATTTTCGAGTTAGAGAGTTTCAGGCTAGGCACCGAAGAACTTCTTAAAGCTGCAGCTCAATCAAATTACTCTATTGCAGGAGGAGGGCATACCCTAGCCGCCATTGATCAACTTGGCCTGGAATCAAAATATTCCCACTTAAGCATGGGTGGAGGTGCGAGCATAACCTATCTCTCTGGCGAGCACATGCCAGGAATTGAGGCTCTAAAAAATTATGCATCCAGGTGCTGTAAAGATTAA
- a CDS encoding IS1634 family transposase, with protein sequence MTLSPSSESTTHLGHYGLIAGVFDELDISDLIDTLLPKKSGHNIPHSTVIKAMCINGLGFTERRLYLFPNFFENLPTERLLGEGVLPEHLNDDVFGRTLDKIYEHGATELFNYIILQAMKHVPINPRFCHTDTTNFSVYGDYENDDGKTINITYGHPKDKRVDLLRFSISMVTDQKGIPLFVRALDGNSSDKKALIKTIKELTQNLNLDERVYHVADSAFYTEDNVKEIGTNAFFISRAPATINEAKELLIADLILKTCSDERYSCYSTKSCYGGVEQLWVVFCSEEMKKKEEKTFEEKIIKELEAAEKSLKKLSNREFACEADARMAAEQWLKENESYEFTKLDIKTKSHRLENKKGRPRKDEEVQTFYMIEAEIKHDREKVQERRAKLGRFILATNDLELTPDQLLEYYKEQGTVERGFRFLKDKSFRVSEVYLKKESRIEALAMVMVLCLLLYSIAEWKLRTRLEEAKEAIRNQVKKKTQTPTMKWVFFLFRRITELVIEIDGKRIKKVLNLDEETIKVLKLMGEKYEKYYM encoded by the coding sequence ATGACTCTTTCCCCTAGCTCTGAATCTACAACTCATCTTGGTCATTATGGTCTTATTGCTGGCGTATTTGACGAGCTTGATATTTCAGATTTGATTGACACTCTCCTTCCCAAGAAAAGTGGCCATAACATTCCTCATTCTACTGTTATCAAGGCAATGTGCATTAACGGTTTAGGATTCACTGAGCGCCGTCTTTACCTGTTTCCAAACTTTTTTGAAAATTTACCCACTGAGAGGTTACTGGGAGAAGGTGTTCTCCCAGAACACCTTAATGACGATGTTTTTGGCAGAACTTTGGATAAAATCTATGAACACGGAGCAACCGAACTCTTCAACTATATAATTCTGCAAGCTATGAAACATGTTCCCATTAATCCCCGTTTCTGTCATACAGATACTACTAATTTCAGTGTTTATGGTGACTATGAAAACGATGATGGCAAAACTATCAACATTACTTATGGTCATCCAAAAGACAAGAGAGTCGACTTACTTCGTTTTTCCATTTCCATGGTTACTGACCAGAAAGGAATTCCTCTTTTCGTAAGAGCATTAGATGGCAACAGTTCCGACAAGAAAGCTCTCATCAAAACCATAAAGGAACTAACACAGAACCTGAATCTTGATGAAAGAGTCTACCATGTTGCAGACAGTGCATTTTATACTGAAGATAATGTGAAAGAAATAGGAACTAACGCTTTTTTTATATCGAGAGCTCCTGCAACCATCAATGAAGCAAAGGAACTCTTAATAGCCGACTTAATTCTGAAAACATGCTCTGATGAACGTTATTCTTGCTATTCTACAAAGTCCTGTTATGGCGGAGTTGAACAGTTATGGGTTGTATTCTGTTCAGAGGAAATGAAAAAGAAGGAAGAGAAGACTTTTGAAGAAAAGATTATTAAGGAGCTTGAAGCAGCAGAAAAATCCCTTAAAAAGCTTTCTAATCGTGAATTTGCCTGTGAAGCTGACGCAAGAATGGCTGCTGAACAATGGTTGAAAGAGAATGAATCGTATGAATTCACAAAACTTGATATAAAAACTAAGTCTCACAGGCTTGAAAACAAGAAAGGAAGACCAAGAAAAGATGAAGAGGTACAGACTTTCTACATGATAGAAGCAGAGATTAAACATGATCGGGAGAAAGTACAGGAAAGACGAGCAAAGTTAGGAAGGTTCATTCTTGCAACCAATGATCTGGAGTTGACTCCAGATCAACTCCTGGAATACTACAAGGAACAGGGAACAGTTGAAAGAGGGTTCAGGTTCCTTAAAGATAAGAGTTTCAGAGTGTCTGAGGTATACCTGAAAAAAGAGTCCAGAATAGAAGCACTTGCAATGGTGATGGTTCTGTGCTTATTGTTGTATTCAATAGCTGAGTGGAAACTGAGAACAAGATTGGAAGAAGCAAAAGAAGCTATTAGAAACCAGGTTAAGAAGAAAACACAGACTCCAACAATGAAATGGGTATTCTTCCTGTTCAGAAGAATAACAGAATTAGTGATCGAAATTGATGGAAAAAGGATAAAGAAGGTATTGAATCTAGATGAGGAAACCATTAAGGTGCTGAAACTGATGGGAGAAAAGTACGAAAAATATTATATGTGA
- the gpmI gene encoding 2,3-bisphosphoglycerate-independent phosphoglycerate mutase: protein MAQARRPLMLIILDGWGYREVEEGNAVLSAGTPNLDRLVKDYPWCLLEASGGAVGLPEGMMGNSEDGHLNIGAGRIVYQNLTRINISIRNGDFFKNPVFLNAISKVKANDSSLHLIGLVSCGGVHSYTPHLHALIKLAKEKGLKKVYIHAFLDGRDVPPKTALGDIKKLNEFCKEHGGAKIATVSGRYYAMDRDKRWDRTKLAYDVLTLGASQYKAPNAETAVSEAYGRGETDEFVKPTVITDHEEKPVATIRDKDSVIFFNFRADRARQLTWAFVKDDFDGFVREKRPKIYFVCMARYDEDLDLPVAFPHEELKNVLGEVLSKQGLTQLRIAETEKYAHVTFFLNGGEEKRYEGEDRCLIPSPKIATYDLKPEMSAYKITDEVVRRIQSGKYDVIVLNFANMDMVGHTGIFEAAVKAVEAVDKCIGRIVEALKEIGGVALITADHGNAEQMIDSKTGEPHTAHTSNPVRCIYFGNGEVKALKKGKLCDLAPTLLELIGIPKPQEMTGKSLLVKE from the coding sequence ATGGCTCAGGCAAGAAGACCTCTTATGCTCATTATTCTTGACGGCTGGGGTTACAGAGAAGTCGAAGAAGGAAACGCTGTCCTATCAGCCGGAACTCCAAATCTTGACCGACTGGTAAAGGATTACCCATGGTGTCTCCTGGAAGCTTCCGGGGGGGCTGTAGGTCTTCCGGAAGGTATGATGGGGAATTCCGAAGACGGGCATCTGAACATAGGGGCAGGGCGAATTGTGTATCAGAACCTTACCCGAATAAACATCTCTATAAGAAATGGAGATTTCTTCAAAAACCCGGTTTTTCTGAATGCGATTTCAAAAGTCAAAGCTAACGATTCAAGCCTGCACCTAATAGGTCTCGTTTCCTGCGGAGGCGTTCACAGTTATACGCCTCATCTACATGCCCTTATCAAACTTGCGAAGGAGAAGGGGCTAAAAAAAGTGTACATACACGCTTTTCTGGATGGGAGGGACGTGCCCCCGAAAACTGCTCTCGGAGACATAAAGAAACTCAATGAGTTTTGTAAAGAACATGGGGGTGCTAAAATAGCAACTGTTTCAGGGCGTTACTATGCAATGGACAGAGATAAACGCTGGGACAGGACAAAACTTGCCTATGATGTCCTTACCCTGGGGGCTTCCCAGTATAAGGCACCAAATGCCGAGACTGCGGTTTCCGAAGCCTACGGAAGGGGAGAAACTGACGAGTTTGTGAAACCCACCGTAATTACTGATCACGAAGAAAAACCCGTTGCAACGATCCGGGATAAAGATTCTGTTATTTTCTTCAATTTCCGGGCAGATAGAGCACGGCAGCTGACCTGGGCTTTTGTAAAGGACGACTTTGACGGCTTCGTGAGGGAAAAACGTCCGAAAATTTACTTTGTCTGTATGGCCCGGTACGACGAAGACCTGGATTTGCCTGTTGCTTTCCCGCATGAAGAACTGAAAAATGTGCTTGGAGAAGTACTGAGCAAGCAGGGACTTACCCAGCTCCGCATTGCCGAAACCGAGAAATATGCCCATGTAACCTTTTTCCTGAACGGCGGAGAGGAAAAGCGTTATGAGGGTGAAGACCGCTGCCTGATTCCCTCGCCTAAGATCGCTACCTACGACCTCAAACCCGAAATGAGCGCATATAAGATAACGGACGAAGTTGTCAGGAGAATTCAGTCGGGGAAGTATGATGTAATTGTCCTTAACTTTGCAAATATGGATATGGTCGGTCACACCGGGATTTTTGAGGCTGCAGTAAAGGCGGTAGAAGCCGTGGATAAATGTATTGGCAGGATTGTTGAGGCTCTGAAGGAAATAGGAGGTGTGGCACTTATAACTGCAGATCACGGAAATGCCGAGCAGATGATAGACTCGAAAACAGGAGAGCCGCATACCGCACATACTTCAAATCCTGTAAGGTGCATTTACTTTGGGAACGGGGAGGTAAAAGCCCTTAAGAAAGGAAAACTTTGTGACCTTGCGCCAACTCTTCTCGAACTCATCGGAATACCGAAACCGCAGGAAATGACAGGAAAATCACTTCTTGTAAAAGAGTGA
- a CDS encoding DEAD/DEAH box helicase encodes MNVSRLLNEIKASSRYENQIVHVEEIPEKDAIYTPLELEAKVKTALAGVGIESLYSHQAEAVEKIREGKDLVLCTSTASGKSLTYMIPIFEAILKDPEATALYISPLNALVNDQLKAFLEFEGALGSGAGIARYTGALNAAQKREIREGQTNVVLTNPEMVHMSFLAWHHLWRRFFSNLKFIVVDESHYYRGVIGSNMANVLRRLLRVAEYYGASPQFICCSATIGNPKEHTETLLGRKVEVVENNGSSHGSQKFVFWNPPLYLNGKGFTIRRSSFSETSTLFTRAVQAGLQTLAFTRSRQGVERMYKSCRELLRERGLSSAICSYRSGYFDREREEIEKKMNSGELRGVISTNALELGIDIGGLDACILDGYPGTVMSARQQAGRAGRSGNESLVLMVAGTNALDQYYMRNPDDFFARSSESAVLNPKNPYILAGHLLCAAKEIPLRASDEKYFGKGYSRVVELLEAEGLLAGSDLKYSPDSFPYKHVSLRGIDNNTYSLLAFEGEKSFPLEKDIEETLAFRECHPGAVYMHRGEPFYINRIDHKKKEIHAVKTHDSYYTKPMIDSSVLVRETYAVKPLRHAPEVEVGLGDVEVTDTIIGYRKIRTHSDETMSAHDLEMPPITLQTVALWLKLPNRLQELIEEHKLDFAGGIHAVEHAIISMYPLHLLVDRSDVGGVSTPSHSDLGGKSGIFIYDGHRGGVGYAEKGYDLIEEVLDGTLKAIESCPCESGCPGCIQSPKCGNNNEPLDKHAAIMLLHELLGKAPYIPPEKKEKHLSEAGALKQSPQKQNSGDALDRVRRQLRRETIKQEVPAGEEKKEKTFIATDENGGMIGVVSAPSPEKAAAKTFHQKLTGKKEATRENPVEIRIRDLGAGSDYYFRVWIEISEIKGNEADNEKEGKKILKRLIIRKVN; translated from the coding sequence ATGAACGTATCTCGCCTGTTGAATGAAATAAAAGCTTCCAGCCGCTATGAAAACCAGATCGTACACGTAGAGGAAATACCGGAAAAGGATGCCATTTATACCCCTCTTGAGCTGGAAGCAAAGGTAAAAACTGCTCTTGCAGGCGTCGGAATCGAATCCTTATATTCCCATCAGGCGGAAGCAGTCGAAAAGATCAGGGAAGGAAAAGACCTCGTGCTCTGCACAAGCACGGCAAGCGGGAAGTCCCTTACTTACATGATCCCTATTTTTGAAGCTATCCTGAAGGACCCTGAAGCTACAGCCCTTTATATTTCTCCTCTGAATGCCCTTGTAAACGACCAGCTCAAGGCGTTCCTGGAGTTTGAAGGGGCACTGGGGTCCGGAGCAGGCATAGCCCGTTATACCGGCGCCCTGAACGCAGCTCAGAAGAGGGAAATCAGGGAAGGGCAGACAAATGTTGTTTTAACGAATCCTGAGATGGTGCACATGAGTTTCCTGGCATGGCATCACCTCTGGAGACGCTTTTTTTCAAACCTCAAATTCATTGTTGTTGACGAGAGCCATTACTACCGGGGAGTTATAGGGAGCAATATGGCAAACGTGCTCAGAAGGCTCCTGCGCGTGGCGGAGTATTATGGGGCATCGCCTCAGTTTATCTGCTGTTCGGCAACTATAGGGAACCCGAAAGAGCATACCGAAACCCTTCTGGGGAGGAAAGTCGAGGTGGTTGAAAATAACGGATCTTCACATGGCTCCCAGAAATTTGTGTTCTGGAACCCTCCTCTTTACCTGAACGGAAAGGGGTTCACAATCCGAAGAAGCAGCTTTTCCGAAACCTCAACCCTTTTTACCCGGGCAGTCCAGGCAGGGCTTCAGACCCTTGCCTTTACGCGGTCCAGGCAGGGAGTGGAGCGCATGTACAAGAGCTGCAGGGAACTTTTGAGGGAACGAGGGCTTTCTTCTGCAATCTGCTCTTACAGGAGCGGCTATTTTGACCGGGAAAGGGAAGAGATCGAAAAGAAAATGAATTCCGGAGAACTCAGGGGTGTCATTTCCACAAATGCCCTCGAACTCGGGATCGATATAGGTGGGCTTGATGCCTGTATTCTTGACGGCTATCCCGGCACGGTCATGAGCGCCAGGCAGCAGGCTGGGAGAGCAGGCAGAAGCGGGAACGAAAGCCTTGTCCTTATGGTAGCCGGCACAAATGCCCTTGACCAGTATTATATGCGAAACCCGGACGACTTTTTTGCACGAAGCAGTGAAAGTGCCGTGCTCAACCCCAAAAACCCCTATATCCTGGCAGGGCACCTGCTCTGTGCAGCAAAGGAAATTCCGCTCAGGGCATCCGATGAAAAGTACTTTGGTAAAGGGTATTCAAGAGTCGTTGAACTTCTGGAAGCCGAAGGGCTGCTTGCAGGGAGCGATCTGAAGTATTCCCCTGACTCTTTCCCTTACAAACACGTCTCCCTCCGGGGAATAGATAATAATACCTACTCTCTGCTCGCCTTTGAAGGGGAAAAGAGCTTTCCTCTCGAAAAAGATATTGAGGAGACCCTGGCTTTCCGGGAATGCCATCCGGGTGCTGTTTATATGCACAGGGGAGAGCCCTTTTACATAAACAGGATCGACCATAAGAAAAAGGAAATCCATGCCGTAAAGACACACGACAGTTACTACACAAAACCCATGATTGATTCCTCGGTCCTGGTGCGGGAAACATACGCTGTAAAGCCTCTCCGGCATGCTCCCGAGGTGGAAGTAGGCCTTGGGGACGTGGAGGTAACGGACACGATCATAGGGTACAGGAAAATACGGACCCACAGCGACGAGACTATGAGTGCCCATGACCTTGAGATGCCTCCGATAACCCTTCAGACAGTTGCCCTCTGGCTTAAACTCCCAAACAGACTGCAGGAACTGATCGAAGAACATAAGCTTGACTTTGCTGGGGGGATCCATGCTGTTGAACATGCGATAATTTCCATGTATCCTCTTCACCTGCTTGTGGACCGGAGTGATGTGGGTGGGGTTTCAACTCCCTCCCATTCCGACCTCGGCGGTAAAAGCGGAATTTTCATCTATGACGGACACAGGGGAGGAGTCGGGTATGCCGAAAAAGGCTATGACCTGATCGAAGAGGTCCTTGACGGAACCTTAAAAGCCATCGAGAGTTGCCCCTGTGAAAGCGGCTGCCCTGGCTGTATCCAGTCCCCCAAGTGCGGGAACAACAACGAACCCCTCGACAAACACGCGGCAATCATGCTCCTGCACGAGCTTCTGGGAAAAGCTCCCTATATCCCGCCCGAGAAAAAAGAAAAGCACCTCTCCGAAGCCGGAGCCCTGAAGCAGAGCCCGCAAAAACAGAATTCCGGAGATGCCCTTGACAGGGTCAGGAGGCAGCTCAGGCGGGAGACCATAAAACAGGAAGTTCCGGCAGGGGAGGAGAAAAAAGAAAAAACCTTCATTGCCACGGACGAAAACGGAGGAATGATCGGAGTCGTCTCGGCCCCTTCCCCGGAAAAAGCTGCAGCAAAAACCTTTCACCAGAAATTAACAGGAAAAAAGGAAGCTACAAGAGAAAATCCCGTTGAGATCCGGATCCGGGACCTCGGAGCAGGCAGCGACTACTACTTCAGGGTCTGGATTGAAATCTCTGAAATCAAAGGAAATGAAGCCGATAACGAAAAGGAAGGGAAAAAGATTTTGAAGAGACTGATTATCAGAAAAGTCAACTGA
- a CDS encoding PKD domain-containing protein produces MYDLSTSTETQITTNTSNYNPNTRPAIYGNRIVWTDWRNEYSVDVFPDIKNADIYMCTLSEADPSLKTPVADFFANITSGNAPLKVLFTDSSTSAPIYWFWDFGDGINSKHALNSTHTFTEPGKYDVSLTVTNENGSNTRIRPGYITVSKSK; encoded by the coding sequence ATGTACGATCTCTCCACTTCCACTGAAACCCAGATTACAACCAATACTTCAAACTATAACCCTAATACAAGGCCTGCAATCTATGGTAACAGGATAGTTTGGACGGATTGGCGTAATGAATATAGTGTTGATGTTTTTCCCGACATAAAAAATGCGGATATTTATATGTGTACTCTCTCTGAAGCGGATCCATCGCTAAAAACACCTGTTGCTGACTTTTTTGCGAATATAACATCAGGAAATGCACCTTTAAAAGTATTATTTACTGACAGCAGTACGAGTGCACCGATTTACTGGTTCTGGGATTTCGGAGACGGTATTAATTCAAAACACGCTCTAAACTCGACTCATACATTTACCGAACCCGGAAAATACGATGTGAGTCTTACGGTAACGAATGAGAACGGCAGCAATACCAGGATCAGGCCTGGGTATATCACAGTCTCCAAAAGTAAATAA
- a CDS encoding NosD domain-containing protein, whose protein sequence is MRLPQKSRNYISNNQEGPGIGLWESYSNEIKNNTVVNCSNGVSMEWHSSQNIVNNNILLYNDKGIWIKGSGGGGNSLLNNTISNNDIGIRLGGDSSNNLVANNKVELNKKYGVYLNGIAHTAPFNRTNRFYNNIFNNTVNFLNDTGNYYTTEAINNRAEIFPVALNTTKAPGTNILGGPYLGGNYWAKPDGTGFSQMCNDWNRDGIGDSIYTVSAYDVDHLPLVSISKQDHPVFPVADFSANLTGGYVPLSVLFTDFSQNETSRVWDFDNDGIADSTDKTAVYVYPVAGTYIVNLTVNNANGTSSRLYSIVASDKP, encoded by the coding sequence ATGCGGTTACCACAAAAGTCTCGTAATTATATTTCAAACAATCAAGAAGGTCCTGGAATTGGCCTCTGGGAATCTTATTCCAATGAGATTAAAAATAATACGGTTGTGAATTGCAGTAACGGCGTTTCTATGGAATGGCATTCGTCGCAGAACATAGTTAACAATAACATCCTGCTTTATAATGATAAAGGAATTTGGATCAAAGGCTCGGGAGGAGGAGGAAATTCACTCTTAAATAATACAATTTCGAACAACGACATTGGTATACGGTTGGGAGGCGATTCTTCGAATAATTTAGTAGCAAATAATAAGGTGGAGCTAAACAAGAAATACGGAGTATATTTAAATGGAATTGCTCATACGGCACCGTTTAATAGAACGAACCGGTTCTACAACAATATATTCAACAATACAGTTAACTTCTTAAACGACACAGGTAACTATTACACTACAGAAGCAATAAACAATAGAGCAGAAATATTTCCTGTTGCCTTGAATACCACAAAAGCCCCAGGCACTAACATTCTAGGTGGACCTTACCTTGGTGGCAATTACTGGGCAAAACCTGACGGAACCGGTTTTTCTCAAATGTGTAACGACTGGAATAGAGATGGGATTGGGGACTCGATCTACACGGTCAGCGCGTATGATGTTGATCATCTTCCCCTCGTCTCTATATCCAAACAGGATCACCCAGTATTTCCTGTTGCAGACTTCAGTGCCAACTTAACCGGTGGCTATGTACCTCTTTCTGTCCTGTTTACAGACTTTTCGCAAAATGAAACATCCAGGGTATGGGATTTCGATAATGACGGAATTGCAGACTCTACAGATAAAACAGCAGTTTATGTATACCCGGTAGCCGGTACCTATATTGTCAATCTGACAGTAAACAATGCAAACGGTACTTCCTCGAGATTATATTCAATAGTAGCATCCGATAAGCCTTGA